Within Gloeocapsa sp. PCC 73106, the genomic segment ATTCTGCCTAAAGCTGTAACTGCTTTAATTTCTGGTATCACTTCCTCATTAGCTGAGCTTTCTGAGGAATTTTCTGCGATTAACTTAGGTAGGTTAGACAACATCAAACTCGATCCGAGTAATCCGAAGATAATAGATGCAATTAATAACTCTTTTTTGTGAGATTTTACCCAATTATCTTGTTTATTGGGGTCATAAGCTCTCCAGAAAATTTCTACTTCATCTCTTAGCATGATTGTATCCTTGGTAAATCGAATAGTATGGTGTTAAAGTAAGTTTCTGCCCATTTGGCACCAAAGGCTTTTTCTAATACCCTTCTTGTTTTGTCGTTTTGGCGTTGCTTATTACAATAATAATGTTGTCCCGCTAAATTAGCTTCTTGTTTTGCTTTTGTACTGGGTTGTGTTTGTTGAGCTAAACTAGTGTGTATCCTCAGTAACTCTGCGATTCTCTCAAAAAATGCCTCTATTTCCTGGGAATTGCGTGGACGAATAAACACAACGTATTTAGAAAAAATATCACCCCACTCGGGTAATTGACGTACTTGGGTAAATGTGATCGGGGTAAGTTGGGCTAAAGCTTGTTGATAATTGACTGGTAGGGTTTTGTCTGTGTTGACGGGGGATAAGTCGGCGATCGCTGCGCTAACTTCTCCTCTTCCTACTACCATGTCACAGCCGAAAATAGGTAACTCATATTCGGGATTGGGAAACATCACACAGTGCAGAATATTTAAAGTTTTGCCTACTTTGGCTGACTCTAGGTGCATTTTTCGAAATTGAGTAGTTTGGTAGCAGTGATTTTCAATGGTCAGTTTTTCTCCGTCGAGTCGTCCTTCTACGTAGCCTAATTCTGAAGGTATGATATATGGTGAGAGATGGAGATGCTCAGACCAATGATTTAAGATTAACTCTGCTAATTGACGAATGAGGGGATGTTGCTCTACTTGCAGTTGGGTTTTAATCATCTCAGGATATACTTAAGTTTAGTAATATTTAAAGCAAAAATAATGTTTGGTTTAGGATGGGCTGAGGTTATAGTCATTTTGATAGTGTTGGTGTTAATTTTCGGACCGAAGAAAATTCCAGAGATTGGTAACTCTCTGGGTAAGACTCTCAGAGGCTTTAAGTCTGAACTCAATCAGGAAGATTCTACGGATGAGGAAAAAGGTTGATTAAATTTTAGCTCATTACCTCGTTTCAATTCGCTCATTAGTGACTTTGATTATGGGCATAAAGCAAGCAGGCTTGTATATCTTCGGGTTCTAGCCAGGGATATCCCTCTAAAATAGATTTGGTATCATCTCCTGCGGCCATCATTCCTAATATGTGTTCAACCGCAAGGCGCCGTCCTCGGATAATAGGTTTGCCGTTAAAGATTTCGGGGTTAACGGTAATACGCTCCAAAAGTTTTTCTTTGTTCATCTTATATGATTCCCAGACGATTTAAGGGCCAAAATCGAAAAATCGCTCGACCGATGATTTCGCTTTTGGGTAAAAATCCCCAGATGTGAGAGTCGTTACTGTTATTGCGGTTATCTCCCATGACGAAGAGATAATTGGGTGGAACTCGAATTGGTAGTAATTGGTAATTGGGGGATTCTAGTATATAGTCTTCTGTTACTGGTTGTTGGTCAAGGTATACTTTCCCGTTACTCACGGCTACGGTTTGACCTTCTGTGGCGATTACTCTTTTGATAAAAGCTTGATCTGCTTGATAACCCTGCATCTGTAGTTGTATGGGAGGATGAAAGACGACGATATCTCCTCTGTGGGGTGATTGCAAATGATAGGAGACTTTTTCGACTACGAGGCGATCGCCTAGGTCCAAAGTCGGTAACATAGACTCTGAGGGTATATAACGGGGTTCAGCGATAAATACGCGAATGATTAAAGCTAGGAGTAGGGCGATAACAATAGTTTGCCCGTTTTCTTTGATTTTTGTCCAATTGCTACTTTTTTCGGTCTGTGTTGTCATTTTAAGGTTTGGCTAATTCTGCTTTGGCGCGTTTCCAGAGTGTTTCTAGTTCGTCTAGGGTATATTCGCAAAGAGGGCGATCGGCGAAGGTTTCCATTAGAGTAAATCTGTCTATAAACCTGCGATTAGTTCCCTGTAAGGCTTCTGTACAATCTAATTCATACCACCGGGCTATATTGGTCAGAGTAAAGAGTAAATCCCCTAATTCGGCTTGTTGGTGTTCTTTGTTTTCTGTGGCTAGTGCAGCTTTGAACTCATGGAATTCTTCATGGAATTTTTCCCATACTCCCTCTATATTTTCCCACTCAAAGCCTGCTTTTGCTGCTTTACTAGATATCTTTTCACTGGCTACTAAAGGAGGTAAACTACGTAGATAGCGTTTGAGTTGATAGCTAAGTAGTTGGGTGGTTGTTTCGCCTTTTTCTTGGGCTTTGATTTTTTCCCAATTTTCTCTTACTTCTTCGGTACTGTTCACCTCAATGTCTCCAAAGACGTGGGGATGACGCCGAATTAATTTAGCGGTAATGCCTTTTGCTACTTCTTGTAGGCTGAAATCCCCGCGATCGCTGGCAATTTGCGCTTGTAAAACAACTTGCAATAATAAGTCTCCCAATTCTTCGACGATCGCTTCTTTATTTTCGCTTCTAAGGGCTTCAGCTACCTCATAAGCTTCTTCAATGACGTAGGGAATCAAAGTTTGAGGGGTTTGGGCTAAATCCCACGGACATCCTCCTTCAGGAGATCTTAATTGAGCCACAACTTTAATCAAGTCTTCCAAAGCCGCCATTATCATCTGATAAGTTTGTTCGAACATATGACAATCGTCGATAATCACCACTTTTTAATTATCTACTTTTTTTTGAGTAAGATTTCTGATTACGAGGTTTTTTTTGACGACGCTTTGCTCTTGATACGAGCCAATCACTTAAGCTATGACTAAAAGAGCCTAATTCTAACCCTAGATAAAAAGCTATAGTAGAGTTTCTCTGACTTTTACTCGCTAACTCCCAGAGATAGTTCCTAAATTGCCCCCAATTCCACTCAAAACCCCAAATTAGTTGGGCAATACCCACGGTCATAATCCCAACCAGGGTAATTATGGTTAGTAGATAGATGACTCTAATCATTGTGCCTAAAATGGGACCGTGAGATAATAGGGAACGATGTTTGATTAGCTTTTGATAGGGTAACCAGAGAAACCGCAATTTACCCCAACGTTTGAATTGTACAGAATAGATGTCTAAATCGGGACCAAACATCAAGCCACTGAACAAAAATCCTAAGGTTAAAAGTAAGGCTAACTTGCCATTTTTGCTCAAATACCACCCTAAGACTACTAACCAGGGTACAGTCCATAAGGTAATGCGATCGTGAGTAGAACCAGATGGCATAAAATTTTTAATTCAAATCTTGCTTTTTTTAATAATTATGCTATACTAATTAAGTTACTAAAAAAAGGGCGTTTAGCTCAGCGGTAGAGCGCCTGCCTTACAAGCAGGACGTCACTGGTTCGAATCCAGTATCGCCCATAAGAGTTTTGTAAGTAAGATAAGTTGGATTGGTCTAGAAGCACGGAACTAGTTGGAGTTACTTTGGGATTAAGACCCCAATCTAGTTGTTATATTAAAAAACAATACCAAGTTGCTATGCACGCTTGGTTTTTAGATCAAGTATCCAGGGTTTCATCATCTCTATCTCAGATTTTACATGACGAGCAGCAGGAAAAAGCGTTTACTATTGCTAATCTCAAAGGAGAGTTACGTCAAGAAGAGAACAGAGTAAATTTACTTTCTGGTCATACTTACTATCTAAAAGTTACCGCTCTCTCACAACCTGTAGCTCTGTTTCTGCACGATTGGATTAAAAATCTACCTGAACTTATAAATTTGTATGGCTCGTCTTTGAAAATTATTGACTGTCAAGTTAGTTTAAAACCAAATACTTATAGTCAACTATGGCAAAAGAACCAAGATAACTGCAAGACTGTTAAGTTAAGCTTTGTTACACCTACTAGCTTTAGACGCAAAGGACATCATTTTCCTTTACCAGTACCAGTCAGTCTCTTTCATAGCTATCTGCGACGCTGGAATTGCTTCTGTGATCGAGCTTTTGAACAGGATCCATTTTTAGATTGGATTGAAGAATCAGTCATTATTTTGCGTCATCAACTTATTTCGGAGAAAATTCAAGTGGCAAAAAGTGGCTCTGTTACAGGATTCTTAGGTGCTATTGAACTTAATTTAGATAAATCTGCTCTAAAAAATCTGGAGTACACTCAACTTTTCTACACTCTATCGGATTTAGCTCCTTATTGTGGAACTGGACACAAAACACCTTTTGGTCTTGGGGAGACGGTTTCCGGTTGGTTTTTACCCGAAATGAGTCCTTTCATTACTCCCAATCAATCAATAACTGAAAGAATCACGGAATTAAAAGCTTTATTTTTGGCGAGACGCTTGCGTCAGGGAGGAAATAGGGGGGGGAATATGGCAGATAAACTGGCAACTATTCTCGCACGTAGAGAAAGTGGAGAGTCTTTACAGGCGATCGCCCTTGACCTAAAAATGCCCTATGAAACTGTCAAAACCTACGCGAAGTTAGCCAGACGCGAAATCAGACAAAGCGCATACAAGGTATAGTATTTTTGAAGTATTTATCTGCAGTGATTATTTTAATTGGAAAGGGTAGTTTCCGATTATAAACTAAACTTTATTATTATAAATCAGTTCAGGTGAAAAATGAATATAAATTGCTTAGAAGTCAATGGAGATGTTTTAAACGTCACACTCCCCGATAATCAAGAGGGACATATTTTGGTCTCTATATTTGCAACTCAACTAGATGTCTTAATCGCTAACAACCAACTCCCTCAAACTAAAGTGTTGAAAGTCAATGGTTCCATAACTTTATTGCTATCTTATTTGATTACAGGGAAGGTAATTGATTTTTAT encodes:
- a CDS encoding phycocyanobilin:ferredoxin oxidoreductase; its protein translation is MIKTQLQVEQHPLIRQLAELILNHWSEHLHLSPYIIPSELGYVEGRLDGEKLTIENHCYQTTQFRKMHLESAKVGKTLNILHCVMFPNPEYELPIFGCDMVVGRGEVSAAIADLSPVNTDKTLPVNYQQALAQLTPITFTQVRQLPEWGDIFSKYVVFIRPRNSQEIEAFFERIAELLRIHTSLAQQTQPSTKAKQEANLAGQHYYCNKQRQNDKTRRVLEKAFGAKWAETYFNTILFDLPRIQSC
- the tatA gene encoding twin-arginine translocase TatA/TatE family subunit; the protein is MFGLGWAEVIVILIVLVLIFGPKKIPEIGNSLGKTLRGFKSELNQEDSTDEEKG
- a CDS encoding DUF433 domain-containing protein, whose protein sequence is MNKEKLLERITVNPEIFNGKPIIRGRRLAVEHILGMMAAGDDTKSILEGYPWLEPEDIQACLLYAHNQSH
- the lepB gene encoding signal peptidase I, with the translated sequence MTTQTEKSSNWTKIKENGQTIVIALLLALIIRVFIAEPRYIPSESMLPTLDLGDRLVVEKVSYHLQSPHRGDIVVFHPPIQLQMQGYQADQAFIKRVIATEGQTVAVSNGKVYLDQQPVTEDYILESPNYQLLPIRVPPNYLFVMGDNRNNSNDSHIWGFLPKSEIIGRAIFRFWPLNRLGII
- the mazG gene encoding nucleoside triphosphate pyrophosphohydrolase translates to MFEQTYQMIMAALEDLIKVVAQLRSPEGGCPWDLAQTPQTLIPYVIEEAYEVAEALRSENKEAIVEELGDLLLQVVLQAQIASDRGDFSLQEVAKGITAKLIRRHPHVFGDIEVNSTEEVRENWEKIKAQEKGETTTQLLSYQLKRYLRSLPPLVASEKISSKAAKAGFEWENIEGVWEKFHEEFHEFKAALATENKEHQQAELGDLLFTLTNIARWYELDCTEALQGTNRRFIDRFTLMETFADRPLCEYTLDELETLWKRAKAELAKP
- a CDS encoding metal-binding protein → MPSGSTHDRITLWTVPWLVVLGWYLSKNGKLALLLTLGFLFSGLMFGPDLDIYSVQFKRWGKLRFLWLPYQKLIKHRSLLSHGPILGTMIRVIYLLTIITLVGIMTVGIAQLIWGFEWNWGQFRNYLWELASKSQRNSTIAFYLGLELGSFSHSLSDWLVSRAKRRQKKPRNQKSYSKKSR
- the cas6 gene encoding CRISPR-associated endoribonuclease Cas6; translated protein: MDWSRSTELVGVTLGLRPQSSCYIKKQYQVAMHAWFLDQVSRVSSSLSQILHDEQQEKAFTIANLKGELRQEENRVNLLSGHTYYLKVTALSQPVALFLHDWIKNLPELINLYGSSLKIIDCQVSLKPNTYSQLWQKNQDNCKTVKLSFVTPTSFRRKGHHFPLPVPVSLFHSYLRRWNCFCDRAFEQDPFLDWIEESVIILRHQLISEKIQVAKSGSVTGFLGAIELNLDKSALKNLEYTQLFYTLSDLAPYCGTGHKTPFGLGETVSGWFLPEMSPFITPNQSITERITELKALFLARRLRQGGNRGGNMADKLATILARRESGESLQAIALDLKMPYETVKTYAKLARREIRQSAYKV